The Bradysia coprophila strain Holo2 chromosome IV unlocalized genomic scaffold, BU_Bcop_v1 contig_81, whole genome shotgun sequence genome has a window encoding:
- the LOC119072296 gene encoding uncharacterized protein LOC119072296, whose translation MGQDNRILAFDNKNILVEYDNNDLDISGTRNHNVRPAPTGSNKNSFTIKSSGTNSIQFVVEYVGSSVINGSDYQLGKIKFNTETSTNKVNVTLHEADDIIYSAEAFTPDKIIIQAESNGTTQRLELRGERVEAVHLNSYNIFVNSG comes from the exons ATGGGACAAGACAATCGAATATTGGCCTTcgacaacaaaaacattttggttgAGTATGACAATAATGACCTAGATATATCTGGAACGAGAAACCACAACGTTCGACCAGCTCCAACTGGATCGAATAA AAACAGCTTTACGATTAAAAGTAGTGGTACGAACAGCATTCAGTTTGTCGTAGAATATGTTGGCTCTTCAGTAATAAATGGATCAGACTATCAGctcggaaaaattaaatttaatactGAAACGAGTACTAACAAGGTCAATGTGACCCTGCACGAAGCCGACGACATAATTTACTCAGCCGAAGCCTTCACACCGGATAAAATCATCATACAGGCAGAGAGTAATGGTACTACCCAAAGACTGGAATTGAGAGGAGAGCGAGTAGAAGCAGTTCATTTGAATTCctataatatttttgttaactCTGGCTAA